From Halanaeroarchaeum sulfurireducens, a single genomic window includes:
- a CDS encoding CRISPR-associated protein Cas4, whose amino-acid sequence MRPAPEDLCDSLAGADFRAWYREREHRRNARDGNFQWNTPADPPAPAVHRPHTFLTCHRKQRYREENAPGEIPTPAGRFWIGSRIEEELVLEYLTALAPDEAFVGNSLWIDAAIETPREDLRLRGSTDPVFATRNGTPLLPTEVKTKRSVETVDEPAEHHRAQLHAYLYGLSATRDVDLDRGVVLYVSRVDLDARAVTVPFDEDFWTRRIRPWLLALTQYRRQNGIPPADPEQDWECDTCEFRIRCGQTDAPVADAGFDGFVPEHRYPHQRVMSALAANDELELTPTLAATYPNLAATNPVADWTCEACGATFAYESVEWHGGDAPTCERCARAGTFARLRGPVPDAAPLLETP is encoded by the coding sequence GTGAGGCCGGCGCCCGAGGACCTGTGCGATTCGCTCGCAGGCGCCGACTTTCGGGCGTGGTATCGCGAGCGCGAGCACCGACGGAACGCCCGGGACGGCAACTTCCAGTGGAACACGCCCGCCGACCCGCCGGCGCCCGCGGTCCACCGGCCGCATACGTTTCTCACCTGCCACCGAAAGCAACGCTATCGCGAGGAGAATGCACCCGGGGAGATCCCGACTCCCGCGGGTCGGTTCTGGATCGGCAGCCGCATCGAGGAGGAGCTGGTCCTCGAGTACCTGACCGCGCTCGCACCCGACGAGGCGTTCGTGGGCAACTCACTCTGGATCGACGCGGCCATCGAGACACCACGGGAGGACCTGCGACTCCGCGGGTCGACCGACCCGGTGTTCGCGACCAGAAACGGAACGCCGCTGCTGCCCACGGAGGTCAAGACGAAACGGAGCGTCGAAACCGTCGACGAGCCGGCAGAACACCATCGCGCACAGCTACACGCCTACCTTTACGGGCTCTCGGCCACCCGGGACGTCGACCTGGACCGAGGGGTGGTGCTCTACGTTTCGCGCGTGGATCTCGACGCCCGGGCCGTCACCGTGCCATTCGACGAGGACTTCTGGACCCGACGGATTCGCCCATGGCTCCTGGCGCTGACTCAATACCGGCGACAGAACGGGATCCCGCCGGCGGACCCGGAACAGGACTGGGAGTGTGACACCTGCGAGTTTCGCATCAGGTGCGGGCAGACCGATGCACCCGTCGCAGACGCCGGGTTCGACGGTTTCGTCCCCGAACACCGCTATCCACACCAACGGGTCATGTCGGCGTTGGCGGCGAACGACGAACTCGAATTGACGCCAACGCTCGCCGCGACGTACCCGAATCTCGCGGCCACCAACCCGGTCGCTGACTGGACGTGTGAAGCCTGTGGGGCCACGTTCGCGTACGAATCCGTCGAGTGGCACGGTGGCGACGCCCCGACCTGCGAACGGTGTGCGA
- a CDS encoding type B DNA-directed DNA polymerase: MTFKVDYLDEGVLAWESESDGATVSVDEDYRPTIYLAADEYSIVEANRAAVDDHPNVVKTARESWRRGFRHDHEPMLRIDVADIDAVTPVARQLSTLERAGDLRLFNVDFSREFRYCLETECIPADDADLSTLSLAAPPTELAADDPGVREATVDGQTVTGDPVGVLDTVLDRVQHRDPDVLVLGSADIVPQLFAVADEHELGPVRLGRRPGYQRLAGRSTYESYGRVGHSPARYNVPGRAIIDRSNTFFYHETNLAGCLDLVGRSGKPLQELAWASIGNVLTAMQIHEALDRDVLVPWRSWRHERFKSMRTLDDADRGGHTITPAVGLHETVHELDFSSLYPSIIVGKNISPETIRGDCEESETVPRLGYDVCTDRGYLPDVLAPLIEDREAIKTAIRETDDPDRRQDLQGRSGAIKWILVSCFGYQGFSNAKFGRIEAHEAINAYARDILLTAKEALEAAGWRVVHGIVDSVWVTPRADEPQDPLESVAAAVSEDVGIDLEYEAAYDWVAFVPRREGSGGALTKYFGRYATPQPDGTAYKYRGIEARQRSTCEWVTTVQRTLVATLDEHRRAEPVLDRLAVALARLDRGDVDPDRLVVTNRVSRRVEEYTQATRNVAALERAAARGLERFPGQDVEYVVVDDEKDSRERVALASENPATYDTSFYWDRAIRAAESVVSPLGWDRERIREYLAATTATSLSAFESGGVSP; this comes from the coding sequence ATGACCTTCAAAGTCGACTACCTCGACGAAGGCGTCCTCGCCTGGGAGTCCGAAAGCGACGGCGCGACTGTCTCCGTCGACGAGGACTACCGGCCGACGATCTACCTCGCCGCAGATGAGTACTCGATCGTCGAGGCGAACCGCGCGGCCGTCGACGACCATCCCAACGTCGTCAAGACGGCCCGCGAGTCCTGGCGTCGTGGGTTCCGCCACGATCACGAACCGATGCTCCGGATCGACGTGGCCGACATCGACGCGGTGACGCCGGTCGCCCGCCAGCTCTCGACCCTGGAACGGGCCGGCGACCTCCGCCTGTTCAACGTGGACTTCTCGCGGGAGTTTCGGTACTGCCTGGAGACCGAATGTATCCCCGCGGATGACGCCGACCTCTCGACACTTTCTCTCGCCGCGCCGCCGACCGAACTCGCCGCCGACGATCCCGGTGTCCGGGAGGCGACCGTCGACGGCCAGACCGTCACCGGCGATCCGGTGGGGGTACTCGACACCGTTCTCGACCGGGTCCAGCACCGCGACCCGGACGTGTTGGTCCTGGGCAGCGCTGACATCGTTCCGCAGCTGTTTGCCGTGGCCGACGAACACGAACTTGGTCCGGTGCGCCTGGGCCGGCGGCCGGGCTACCAGCGCCTGGCAGGTCGCTCGACCTACGAGAGCTACGGTCGCGTCGGGCACTCGCCCGCCCGGTACAACGTCCCCGGCCGGGCCATCATCGACCGCTCGAACACCTTCTTCTACCACGAGACGAATCTCGCGGGGTGTCTGGATCTGGTCGGTCGGTCGGGCAAGCCGCTCCAGGAACTCGCGTGGGCCTCCATCGGAAACGTTCTCACCGCGATGCAGATCCACGAGGCGCTGGACCGTGACGTCCTCGTCCCGTGGCGATCCTGGCGACACGAACGGTTCAAGTCGATGCGGACACTCGACGACGCCGACCGCGGCGGCCACACAATCACCCCGGCGGTCGGCCTCCACGAAACCGTCCACGAACTGGACTTCTCATCGCTGTATCCCTCCATCATCGTCGGGAAGAACATCTCTCCGGAGACCATTCGCGGCGACTGCGAGGAGAGCGAGACCGTGCCGAGACTGGGGTACGACGTCTGCACCGACCGCGGCTATCTTCCGGACGTGCTCGCCCCGCTCATCGAGGACCGCGAGGCGATCAAGACTGCCATCCGCGAGACGGACGATCCGGACCGACGCCAGGACCTCCAGGGTCGCTCTGGTGCCATCAAGTGGATCCTCGTCTCGTGTTTCGGCTACCAGGGCTTCTCGAACGCCAAGTTCGGCCGCATCGAGGCCCACGAGGCCATCAACGCCTACGCTCGCGACATCCTCCTCACCGCCAAGGAGGCCCTGGAGGCCGCCGGCTGGCGCGTCGTCCACGGCATCGTCGACAGCGTCTGGGTGACCCCGCGGGCGGACGAACCGCAAGACCCGCTCGAGTCCGTCGCGGCCGCCGTCTCCGAGGACGTGGGCATCGACCTCGAATACGAGGCGGCCTACGACTGGGTGGCCTTCGTCCCGCGTCGCGAGGGTAGCGGTGGGGCGCTCACGAAGTACTTCGGTCGGTACGCCACGCCGCAACCCGACGGGACCGCCTACAAGTACCGGGGGATCGAGGCGCGCCAGCGCAGCACCTGCGAATGGGTCACCACGGTGCAACGGACGCTCGTCGCCACGCTGGACGAGCACCGCCGCGCCGAACCGGTCCTCGACCGGCTGGCAGTCGCCCTCGCCCGCCTCGACCGCGGCGACGTCGATCCGGACCGACTCGTCGTCACCAACCGGGTCTCGAGACGGGTCGAGGAGTACACACAGGCGACCCGCAACGTGGCCGCCCTGGAGCGCGCCGCGGCCCGCGGCCTGGAGCGGTTCCCCGGACAGGACGTGGAGTACGTGGTCGTCGACGACGAGAAGGATTCCCGGGAGCGCGTGGCGCTCGCCTCCGAGAACCCGGCCACCTACGACACGTCGTTCTACTGGGACCGGGCCATCCGTGCCGCCGAGAGCGTCGTCTCGCCGCTGGGGTGGGATCGCGAACGGATTCGCGAGTACCTCGCGGCGACGACCGCCACGTCGCTGTCCGCGTTCGAAAGCGGGGGTGTCTCCCCGTGA